The segment GTCTCTTAAAGAATGGGAGATACTGTCTTGTAAAGTCATATTCGGCACTGCAATCCATCATGACATATGCGTTAGGTATATACTCTTTTTGTTGGATTAACTTCATGACGCTTACCCGGTTACCGTACTTTTCTACAAATTCCTTGTCATCCATGTCAAAGCTTGCATTCTTTAGAGGTCTCCAGAATGATCCCCATGAGGTAATGTCAAATTGGGGAACCTCGGCAAGACAGACAGAGTCTTTAACCATGATAGATAGCATGAGTGATGTGAATCCACCGGCGGAACTACCATAGAAGAGTATGTCATTGTTTCGTACTCCCATTACTTCTGCTATCTTGGCAGTTATAATGGAAATCTTTTCTAAGTACCATGTTTCTGGCGTACCTAAACCCCATGGCCCATAGATGTCATCTGCCAGGTATAATGTCGGGTCATGATAGTATAACGTGGAATCATCAAATGTCCAGCTCCACCTGTTAAACCATGGGCCGGTTCTATCATAACCCTTTTCTTTGTTGAATGCACCTGAGCCCAGGACGGTCAGTTTATCACTTTCATCCAAATCCCGTAGTAGAAATTCATAATCAAAATTTTCATATTCAACTATTAAATAAATCAGTTCATTTTTTGGATATTCCAGTTTATCCAAGTCTTCATACTTAATTTTAATTCCAATGTCCGTTATTCCCTTTAAGACTATTTTTTCATCCATGAGCTAACACCTAGTTAAATGAGTTTATATCAAAAGACTCCGTGATTTATTAAGTATATATACTTAACTAACTATGAATAATTATTCATTTTGAGATTAATATACTTTTTTATCAATATTTTTTTGAAAAAAAGGGATTGTATAAATCATAACAGGACAATTGCTGATAAAACTTGTCCGCCTGAAAACTAAAAATTACAATGAAAAAACCAATACCTTAGAATAAAAATGATTATTACATCCATAATTGAAATGAAAACGTGAAAATAGAGGTGTAGAGATTAAAAGCATTTAAATTAATTCAAATAATGGAAAAAAAATAGTTGAGAGGAATAAAATAATTATAGTCCACTATTTTTATTCAGACAGCTGTTCAAGTTGTGCATACTTTGTATCAGCATGTTCTTGGATAACTTTGATCTGTTCTTCTTTTAAGTGTTTGAAACGTTTTTGTGCACTAAGATATTCCTCTACAGGTACTGGGTTGGTTACTTTCTTGGTTACTCTTATTACACCATTTTCAATCTCATATAATACCCAAGCTTTTGAGTTAACAGCTAGTTTACCCAGTTTGATTGTTTTTGATGGATCATATCCCCAACCGGTTGCACATGGCTGTAATACGTGGATGTATGCAGGACCCTTAATTTGGGATGCCTTTTTGACTTTGTCCATCAAGTCTTTTGGTTCGGATACACATGCTGTTGCCACGTATGGTATTCCATGACCGGCCATGATTGAAGCCATGTCCTTTTTGAACTTGTCTTCACCGAAGCTTTTCTTACCTGCAGGTGATGTTGTTGTACTTGCACCGTATGGTGTTGAACTACTTCTTTGAATACCTGTGTTCATGTATGCTTCGTTATCATAACACATGTATATGATGTTTTGTCCTCTTTCCATAGCCCCTGATAATGATTGAAGACCGATATCTGTTGTTCCTCCGTCACCACCGATTACTATTATGTTTACATCATCCAATCCTTTTGCTTTAAGTGCTTCTTCCACACCACTAGCTACTGCTGAAGCATTTTCGAATGCCACGTGTATCCATGGTATTTCCCATGATGTTTCTGGATATGGTGAAGTAACTACTTCAAGACATCCTGTTGCAGATACTGCCACAGTGTTTGGACCTAATGCTTTTAGTGCTAATCTTACTGCAATGGTTGCACCACAACCTGCACATGCACGGTGTCCTGGTGCTAAATATTCTTTTGGATCAATATCTATCATATTATCTTACTCCTTTAATCCAATCCATTCTACATCGTTTTGTGGATTTTTGGTTTTTTCGATGATTTCATCTATTTCTTTAGGTGTTATGTCACGTCCACCTAATCCTACGATGTAATTGTATGTATCATTATTTACTGTTGATTTTGTATCTAAGTATAATGCCCCACCTGAACTGAATGACACGTCTTTGTCTATTACTGCTAATTTGGCGTCTCCAACAGCTTCCTTAAGAGCATCTTTTGGGAATGGTCTGTATACTCTTACTCTGATTAAACCGACTTTTTCACCATTTTCACGGCGTTCGTCGACTACATCCTTTATGGTGTCACATAATGAACCCATTGCTATGAGTATAATTTCAGCATCTTCTGATTTGTATTCTTCTATTAAACCGTATGTTCTGCCGAATTTTTCTCCGTATTCTTTTCCCACTTCTTCGATTACTGATAATGAATTTTGTAGTGCCTTTTCGATATCATATCTTATTTCCATGTAATGAGCTGGATCTGCGAGTGTTCCTAAACTCATTGGATCTTTAGGATCTAGGTAGGAATGTTCAGGTACGTATGGTGGTAGGAATTCATCCACATCTTCCTGTGTGATTAATTCTACAGGGTCTACTGTGTGTGTTAGGATAAATCCGTCTACACATACCATTACAGGCAGTAGTACATCCTTGTTTTCGGCAATTTTGAATGCCTGTATTGTTGTATCGAATGCTTCCTGTCCGGTTTCTGCATAGATTTGTATCCATCCGGCGTCACGTTCAGCTAATGAATCCTGTTGATCGTTCCATATGTTGATTGGTGATGACAATGCACGGTTTACATCTGCCATTACTATAGGAACTCTCATACCTGCTGCCGCGAAGACTGGTTCGTGCATGTATGCCAGTCCCTGACTTGAAGTTGCTGTAAATACTCTTACACCAGCACCTGATGCACCTATAGCTGCACTCATTGCACTGTGTTCTGATTCTACTTTAATGTAATGAGCATCCAATTCACCATCTGCAACGTAGTCCGCTAGTTTTTCGGATATTTTTGTCTGTGGCGTAATTGGGTATACAGGAATTACATCTGGTCTTGCACGTTTTACAGCTTCGGATATTGCTTCTGCTGATGAAATAACTTTAACAACCATTTATTCTCTCTCCATTGATATTGCTTTTACCGGGCATTCTTCTGCACAAATTCCGCATCCTTTACAGTAATCATAGTCTATTTCAACGTCTAAATTGATACATCCTTCAGGACAGAAATAGTAACAGATACCAC is part of the Methanosphaera sp. BMS genome and harbors:
- the porB gene encoding pyruvate synthase subunit PorB, with the translated sequence MDIDPKEYLAPGHRACAGCGATIAVRLALKALGPNTVAVSATGCLEVVTSPYPETSWEIPWIHVAFENASAVASGVEEALKAKGLDDVNIIVIGGDGGTTDIGLQSLSGAMERGQNIIYMCYDNEAYMNTGIQRSSSTPYGASTTTSPAGKKSFGEDKFKKDMASIMAGHGIPYVATACVSEPKDLMDKVKKASQIKGPAYIHVLQPCATGWGYDPSKTIKLGKLAVNSKAWVLYEIENGVIRVTKKVTNPVPVEEYLSAQKRFKHLKEEQIKVIQEHADTKYAQLEQLSE
- the porA gene encoding pyruvate synthase subunit PorA; protein product: MVVKVISSAEAISEAVKRARPDVIPVYPITPQTKISEKLADYVADGELDAHYIKVESEHSAMSAAIGASGAGVRVFTATSSQGLAYMHEPVFAAAGMRVPIVMADVNRALSSPINIWNDQQDSLAERDAGWIQIYAETGQEAFDTTIQAFKIAENKDVLLPVMVCVDGFILTHTVDPVELITQEDVDEFLPPYVPEHSYLDPKDPMSLGTLADPAHYMEIRYDIEKALQNSLSVIEEVGKEYGEKFGRTYGLIEEYKSEDAEIILIAMGSLCDTIKDVVDERRENGEKVGLIRVRVYRPFPKDALKEAVGDAKLAVIDKDVSFSSGGALYLDTKSTVNNDTYNYIVGLGGRDITPKEIDEIIEKTKNPQNDVEWIGLKE
- the porD gene encoding pyruvate synthase subunit PorD — protein: MDSIGAVVREPGSSRKNKTGSWRTFKPVHDREKCIECGICYYFCPEGCINLDVEIDYDYCKGCGICAEECPVKAISMERE